The Sphingobacterium bambusae genome includes a window with the following:
- a CDS encoding RagB/SusD family nutrient uptake outer membrane protein, whose product MKNLHSILSFAFLGATLLTSSCDKFLDQEPASSLTNTTVVNDVTGLNILLQGAYRLMRDGNNNVNIASPLGIKLLSSVSGEDMMVNQEQVGNNWNFYTYNNQRYDATGAVTVAIWTAMYKVINNANIVLGYVDDIPGNENEIAAIKGQALALRSRCYFNLVRLYQHTYALAKDKPGVPLQLTAELEPQARASVAEVYTQIVGDLTQASELLEGYDRPNKNFYNKDVVDFLLAQVYLTMEDWDNAELHANAIRTSYPLMTMQQYAAGFSTDNNEWVLGYTQGPQDYWWYDSPACWFDFGQNNAPWQAEQILPSNHFVEEVMAGDPRLLVIPNPLYTGKYAATKFLELKDEPPYSELYDLRAAEMYLVEAEAAARQGDVATALQVLNTLQNQRGATVTTTGSQSELIAAILTERRKEMWGEGIELFDILRLQQPLSKSTADGHYLNLTIPANSSKHIMLIPEREVVNNRLLVQNPHPDQAPVFVP is encoded by the coding sequence AAAATCTCCATAGCATATTATCATTTGCCTTTTTAGGCGCAACGTTATTGACCAGCAGCTGTGATAAATTCTTGGATCAGGAACCAGCCTCATCATTGACTAATACGACCGTTGTTAACGATGTAACCGGTTTGAATATCCTCCTTCAAGGAGCCTATCGTTTGATGCGCGACGGGAACAATAACGTGAATATAGCCAGCCCATTGGGCATTAAATTGTTATCCAGTGTTTCCGGAGAGGATATGATGGTCAACCAAGAACAGGTGGGCAACAATTGGAATTTCTATACCTATAATAACCAGCGCTACGACGCTACCGGAGCGGTAACCGTCGCTATTTGGACGGCGATGTATAAGGTCATCAATAATGCCAATATCGTCTTGGGATATGTAGACGATATTCCAGGAAATGAAAACGAGATTGCCGCCATTAAAGGACAGGCACTGGCTTTGCGCTCACGCTGTTACTTTAATCTGGTTAGGCTGTACCAACATACCTATGCACTGGCCAAGGATAAGCCGGGCGTTCCCCTGCAGTTGACCGCCGAGTTGGAGCCCCAAGCACGGGCCTCGGTAGCGGAGGTCTACACACAGATTGTGGGCGACCTTACGCAAGCTTCTGAACTTTTGGAAGGCTACGATAGGCCGAATAAGAATTTCTATAATAAAGATGTGGTCGATTTCCTCTTGGCACAGGTCTACTTGACGATGGAAGATTGGGATAATGCAGAGCTTCATGCCAACGCAATCCGGACGAGCTACCCATTGATGACCATGCAGCAATATGCTGCGGGTTTTTCGACCGATAACAATGAGTGGGTTTTGGGCTACACGCAAGGACCGCAGGACTACTGGTGGTATGACTCGCCTGCCTGTTGGTTTGACTTTGGGCAGAACAACGCCCCTTGGCAAGCCGAGCAGATTTTGCCGTCCAACCACTTTGTTGAGGAGGTAATGGCCGGCGACCCACGTTTGCTCGTTATTCCAAACCCTCTGTATACGGGAAAGTATGCCGCTACGAAATTTCTAGAGCTTAAAGATGAGCCTCCCTACAGTGAGCTATATGATCTACGTGCCGCAGAAATGTATCTTGTGGAAGCGGAAGCAGCTGCGCGTCAAGGCGATGTTGCTACGGCGCTGCAGGTGCTGAATACATTGCAGAATCAACGTGGCGCAACCGTGACAACTACCGGTAGCCAAAGTGAGTTGATTGCGGCTATTCTAACCGAGAGACGCAAGGAAATGTGGGGGGAAGGGATTGAATTGTTTGACATACTGCGCTTGCAGCAACCGCTTAGCAAATCGACCGCCGACGGTCATTATTTGAACTTGACCATCCCGGCAAACTCCAGTAAACATATTATGTTGATTCCAGAGAGGGAGGTTGTCAATAACAGGCTGCTTGTTCAGAATCCACATCCCGATCAGGCTCCAGTTTTTGTGCCTTAA